tgacaacagtgacaactgtgacaactgtgaaaacaatgacaacggtgacaaccgtgacaacagtgaatacggtgacaacaatgacaacagtgacaaccgtgacaacggtgagaacggtgagaacaatgacaacagtgacaatggtgacaacaatgacacaagtgacaacggtgacaacagtgacaacggtgaaaacagtgacaatggtgacaatggtgacaacagtgacaacattgacaacagtgacaactgtgaaaacaatgacaactgacaacggtgacaacggtgacaacagtgacattggtgacaacggtgacaacagtgacattggtgacaacagtgacaactgtgacaacaatggaaatggtgacaatggtgacaaaagtgacaacggtgacaacaatggcaacggtgacaacagtgacaacggtgacaacagtgacaacagtaaaaacggtgacaacggtgacaacagtgacaatggtgagaagaGTAACAACcttgcaacagtgacaatggtgacaacagtgacaacggtgacaacagtgagaactgtgacaacagtgacaacagtgacaacatttaaaacagtgacaactgtgaaaacaatgacaacagtgacaacggtgacaacagtgacaactgtgacaacaatgacaacagtgacaatggtgacaacagtgtaaactgtgacaacaatgaGAAGAGTGACAATTGTTAAAACattgacagcagtgacaacggtgacaacattgaacggttacaacagtgacaacggtgacaacagtgacagccgtgacaacggtgataacagtgacaacggtgacaacagtgagaactgttacaacaatgacaacggtgacattggtgacaatagtgacaacggtgacaacaatgataacagtgacattggtgataatagtgacaacggtgacaacaatgacaacagtgacatcggtgacaacagtgacaatggtgacaacagtgacaacggtgacaacagtgacaactgtgacaacaatgacaacagtgacaacggtgacaacattgaggacattgacaacagtgactacagggacagcagtgacaacagtgacaatagtgacaacggtaaaaacggtgacaacggtaaaaacagtgacaacggtgacaatggtgacaacagtggcaacggtgacaacagtgacaacggtgagaacagtgacaatggtgacaacggtgacaacagtgacagtggtgagaacagtgacaaccttggcaacagtgacaatggtgacaacagttacaacagtgacaacggtgagaacggtgaaaacggttacaacggtgacaacagtgacaacggtgacaaccgtgacaacagtgacaactgtgacaactatgacaacagtgacaacaacgacaacagtgagaactgtgacaacggggacaacagtgacaacagtaacaaaggtgacaacagtgacaacagtgagaacattgacaacggtaaaaacagtgacaatggtgacaacggttacgatagtgtcaacggtgacaacagtgacaacagtgagaataaTAACAACAGCGACAGCAGTGAGGGcagcgacaaaagtgacaatagCAACAACAGTGACGTCACAACAGTGAGAACATGCAGCAGGGGTGTAAGATGGCATGTTAGTTattgcctgagaaaacaacccaGGTTTTGCGACCTCACTATTCTTTTTCCTGTGAAATGTCTAAGGAACCACTTCAGAAATTTCATACAGATCGATGATGCATCACTATTGAGAACTGGGTAGATCTTGTTGGAAATTTGCTTTAACCAGTCCTAAGTACGATCCAGATATGGGTATAGGTGATGtgttatcagtatggaatttctttgcTTGGTCCTCAGATGTGATTTTGCAGCCAAACCAGCACTAAGTGGTGTTGCATAATATTGGCTGTTTCCTCAGGACACATTACCTATGACTACTAATAAGATCCTACACTTACAATAAAGAAAGCCACAATAGTACCCAGGAACAGGCCAACCAACACATCTCCCCAGTGATGCCAATAATCAAATATCCGTGACAAAGCACACAGTAAACCCAGGATGATGAAACTCACTTGAGCAAACGGTTTGACTAAGTTGGTTCGTTTTGTTGGCATTGATGCTTCCAGATAGAGCTgtttggaaaacaaaattttaaaaaaatgtttctgtCAATCAATGAAAGCCTATTTGTCATGTTTGCAAAGGACTTTCCTCCAGAACAGCATTTCTGAACAGGATTTTGTTACATGGGGAATTAGGGATAAGTTACCATGACAGCAGTAGGGTGAAATGCAGTGTACATTAAACCGCTACCCACGAGTCCactgctcccccccccccctgccagTTATAGGCCTATATAAAATAAATCCGAATATAAGCCTCCTGCCTCTAGGTTATATTGACATGGATCTGATTTACTATGATGTTTCAAAGCTTAATTAGAAACCAGTTAATGCACAaggtattttgatcagcacggCTATAGTATGGTTCAAAGCACTTTTTATATTCTGGTTATAAAAGCCCTCTTAGATATGAGCCCTCCTGAATCTGTGTCTTCGGCTTATAAGCGGTTTGATATGGTAGCAGCTTAAACATCCACCAGCCAAAATTGCTAAAAATGTTAGATTAATGACAAGATTAGTTGATCGCAATTATGCAAACTATTAAGATTAATGATATTGTTGATGATTATAATGATTAATTTTAAGTTCTAATGCAACTTACTGCTAGAAAAACCATGGTATAAGCCGAGAAGGATGAATGGGCTGATGGAAATGATTCcctaaaataaagttaaaaatgaaGAACTTCAAATTTAATATACTAATTGTTCAAGGGGCAGGAGCCAGATTGGAAATAGCAAGAGATGCCACTATCTGGAGACTTTCTATTTTGCATTCATGACCCTCTCTCCTTTCCCTGTCTGTTAACCCCTTTATCCCCCTCTGCTCTTTTTATGGAAAGTacagaaaatttacaaatttattctgGCTGATATAAAGAAGGGCTCTGAAACCACTAATATGGTGACACTGGGAGATTCTCTATTTATCCACAGGACTTTTGGATAAATTGGCTGGAAGAGCTGGTAGATATACAAGGGGTTTCCATATTGCAGTTTGTTCTGAGAGaatgtgtacatgtacatgcataACATTCTAAAAATGCTTTAAAGgtaacacaggaaaaaaaagtaacggattcccattgttggatattttagggtatttaaagaatacccataaaaatcccaaatttggcaaagtgagacaagtcccaactagggaattcccaaccaagttccctgattgggacttgtctcactcttccaaatttgggacttttgtgggtattctttaaataccttaaaatatccaaaaatgggaatcggttattttttcctgtgtaatTGAGGGAGGAAGTGAGAAAATTGAGTGGTGTTCACTTTTACGGGTCTGCGAACCCCAGCAAGTGAGTGATCAGTATATGGCCATCTTGATTACAAGATGTAATgctatacctgccaactttttctgagttataagcgtgagatttttatcctgggagtgctgggatttttgcagacgacacgatcatttccgaagGTTCCCGAACaagtccgaagtcttccgaagacgtccgaagtctgccgaaggcgaagttatcgAGGAAATGCTTAtccacaaaatcagagatcgtgaggaaggtattgtcatttattcattttacacatggttttcgttccttacatgggtctgagttaacatatttttgaaaattgtgtcaagcaagacggcaacaactcacatttttcaatcaggcgtgagaaattggcccgcaGGCGTGAGCCGGCatgagatcgaagttttcaatccgcaggcgtgagactcacgtctaaggcgtgagagttggcaggtatataaTGCACAGAGTCTGCAATGGAGATAGATACAAACCTGGCCTCTAGAATGTCTTTGGGATCTCCAGTGCAGATATTTTCAGTAACAAAACCTTGACGACAGTGTGGCAAGGTAGTATTGGGTTTACACACTGTAAGGAAATAGGGTCGCAACCCCCCTACAGTTACTTTGCCGATGTCGGTAAGCAGGTTTGTGATTAGAGCACCAAAGCAAAACATGAAGATAATAAACAGAGTTCTGAAAAACAAGGGATAGGGCGAGATATTAGCCTGGTAAGAATTACATTAATGATATTAAAAAgcctttttgtcatttcttattaaccctcggacgtacatgcaaattcatacccccaccgtggtacggggggggggggggggggtggatggaacccctccctggagtttttgatatgttgcagtattttgaaacaattttacctttagtggaaagacTTTggcttcttaacaagatgaggtatattttttcTGTGATGTCACCAataatggtcgccatcttggattttaccaagaatcaGAAATCCGGTTAAAACtgcgagaaatggtaatttttggtgctttacatgaaaaataacacataaataagcactttgcatgattttggcCACAAgatttgcttttgttgttgaaagaaattgaaaaaacatgtattttcaaccaaaattggcttgaccaccAGCTACTTATGATGTCATAACTCGCAACCATAGCAATTGatcatcactaaacttgtctcaaaatgtgctTAAGGGATGAATGAACAGCTACTAAAAACGTCAGGTAAtaatgttttatcctctaggaaaaaactcTGGAAAACCTTatgaggtgggggggggggggagtggcaTCCCCCCCCTTGTAGGTCCGAGGGTTAATTATCTCATTCAAGGCAAGACCCATTAGTGCTCATGttatgtattattatttatttgatcaTGATCAGGTTAATGCTTTTATTCACAAGGTATTAATTTTGCTGAGTGGTTGCTTAAGagaacttaaaaacaaaggaaaagaaggcCACTGATTCACAGTCATTTCAATACAAAGACATTCGGATACAAATCATTTTGATACAAGTTGATTCAGTCGAGGTGTGAACATTTTCGTGTCGTTGGCTCATAACAGCGATAAATACTCATGCCATATTTATATTTAACTGTTCAGAATTGTTTTGCAGTTTCACTACTTATAAAATTCATATTGAATTGActtgttttgaaacgattttgTACCGAAATGACCAGTGTCCATCACAGTTGCTTGCGAGTAATTTTTCATCACAGAGCTGTCACAGCTCAAAAGGTTTTCACAAAGCTGGTGATACTTTATACCTTGTTAGCAGAGGTTTCTTTGCTGCATGGTTGTTAATATTGCATTGTGGAACACATTGATTTTGCGATGCTGACAGTCATGCAGTGTATCAATGTTATGCGCATACGAAAAAACCTTTGTGAAAAGAAACCTCTTCTTAGGTTCTCTTCACTTGATGTTtgaagggggggtggggggtggcaagtatgggtgattttagaaaaaaaaaatcctgcaaaaaGTCAAATGGTTGGCCCCTAAGCAGAGTTGGTTTCTTATGCTAGTGGCCACAATGGATAGTTTAGACTAAGACTTTTATTTCCAGTCACCTTCTATGCCATGGCAACAAATTACAACTCAGTACTCCGCATTTGATATTGATTTTGCCAAATCCACTTCCAGCTTTTCTTCTCAGTGATCTGCCTTTGATCACTTCACATATTATTATCTATACGGAGCAGAAAAGGTTTCAAATCTAGTTAACTGCTCTGCATCATAAGAGGGTCTAAAATTGACATTAATTCTTTACAAAAAGCTGCAtcataaaataaattaacttgTAAGTAATTAA
The genomic region above belongs to Porites lutea chromosome 12, jaPorLute2.1, whole genome shotgun sequence and contains:
- the LOC140921284 gene encoding phospholipid phosphatase 3-like isoform X2, with the protein product MSNNRIRWHIVLDIVCLVLLGIADLLIFAIPIKPSQRGFFCDDNSLRKPFQEETVSTWATIAVGFSVSIPSIIICEVIKGRSLRRKAGSGFGKINIKCGVLSCNLLPWHRRTLFIIFMFCFGALITNLLTDIGKVTVGGLRPYFLTVCKPNTTLPHCRQGFVTENICTGDPKDILEARESFPSAHSSFSAYTMVFLALYLEASMPTKRTNLVKPFAQTFRSLRLFSFAHCPKCHPGYPVDELDTGRRAQAAKNTEASNDDSTNPL
- the LOC140921284 gene encoding phospholipid phosphatase 1-like isoform X1 — its product is MSNNRIRWHIVLDIVCLVLLGIADLLIFAIPIKPSQRGFFCDDNSLRKPFQEETVSTWATIAVGFSVSIPSIIICEVIKGRSLRRKAGSGFGKINIKCGVLSCNLLPWHRRTLFIIFMFCFGALITNLLTDIGKVTVGGLRPYFLTVCKPNTTLPHCRQGFVTENICTGDPKDILEARESFPSAHSSFSAYTMVFLALYLEASMPTKRTNLVKPFAQVSFIILGLLCALSRIFDYWHHWGDVLVGLFLGTIVAFFITFRSLRLFSFAHCPKCHPGYPVDELDTGRRAQAAKNTEASNDDSTNPL